In Aspergillus fumigatus Af293 chromosome 6, whole genome shotgun sequence, the genomic window ACCAGCTCGCTGTCGTCCGTCACCGCCGTCCAAGGCTTCGCGGGGACCTTGTATACCGGGTCGTCGGCCAGCCGATCGACTCGGAGGTACCGCCATCCCAGGGGCGCAAGGTCCGTTGTCTGCGAGAGCTGGCTTTGGATATCGCGTAATTCAGGCGTCGATTCCAACTCGTAGTGGGAAAACTGCTGCTCCAGGAACAGCTGCAGTTCGTCGAACGAGGCGTTACTTCGGATCAGATTCAACAGCTGCGAAACGCGTCTGCTCTCGCTGTCGCGCAGAGCGTTGATCAACCGCGTCAACGTGTCGGCtaccttctccagcttcgccaCCTTGCGGTCCATGGCGTTTTTCCGGCGCATATCAGACATTGCTTCAACCTCGCATTTGACGCCGTGGCTGACGCAATGCTGACATGGAGGATCTCCCCGACACTGGTAGGGTAAGCTTGTGTGTCTCCAACTAGGAATCAAGAGTCTACGAGATGGAAAAGCGACCGACTTTTAACTTTTTCCGTTTACACGCCTTGCAAGCGGTGGTTTTGTGCTTTCGCGCGGGCACCAACTCGTCGGATGAGGCATTCCGTTTCAGAAGGCGACCTGGAGCAGGGGCGAGAGGACGAGAGGATGACTGATAATGCGAGTCGGACATCAATCTCGCGTCAAGCCAAGCGGCCAGGGAAGAGAACCGGTCGAGAGACGGCAAACGGCCGGCGGGGATGTGGGGGGCGGGGGGGGAGAGGGTACTTTGGGGGATTTTATAGGAAAGTTGGGTATGCCCTCATGTTTTACCGAGTCCTCTGTAGATCTGACCTCGAACTGCATGCTCGAGCGCCGATGAAACGGTACACGGACATAAGTACCGATATCCACGGGATCTCGCGGAGAACATGGATCCCTATGGAGACGTATGGAACAGGAAGTGTATTTTCTTTGTGGTTGTTTTTGGTGTTCCAGACCTGGTCAGAACCGTCTCAAGCTCCAACCAATCCGCTGCTCCAGATCGTCCGGCGGATATTTCCAACAATCAGGGCGTCTGTTTGCTTCCGTGGGTGCAGCTCTTTCGGTCAAAGCTCGGCTCTTCCGACTCAGCTGGGCTGTTTTGCGGAGGTCTCATTGGTCTTTTTGCATTCGGATGCAGCTGAGGAGCCCGAATCTAGCCGGAACAGGAATGACACTGGCTTCTcttgcttctgctcctttgCACTGACGGGGAACAGCTGGAAATGATTCCCAGCCAGTAGTGTTGGGCTCGGTCCTTGAACCTTATGTTGAGGCCTCAGATGGGAAATGAACGGCATTACAGAGAACGAGTCTCACGACCGAGGAGTCCTGAGCGATCAGACTCTAGCACTCTAGCCATACCAACCAACGTATATGACTATGACCGCGCCAGTCTGCTATCTCCCGAGCTATGGCAGTCCACAGATCTCCGGAGTAGGGACCGCTTGGACTTGGCTGTGGCCATGATCGACCGACAGGATCCATCCAGGACCAAACCGTCGGTATCTCAAAGAGGTAGATGATGAACTGTGGGGCTCTAGGGTCAAAATCCGAGGCGTGGCATTGTGTCTACTGTAAGTACTCTGTTGTATGTCCTCTGGATTCGGTGGATCCCACAAGGTAGTAACTAATCCATACGTTCTTACTGATTCACCAATAATGCGAgtctgtactccgtacttcttGTACACGCAAATCCCGGCGACGGGCCCCTTGCTCACACGACATATACTAGCTGGACGATCATCAATATCGGCTCAGTCAGAAGGCCAGTCGGTTCGTCCTACTGGATTTGTCAAGGATATTCATCtgcactactccgtactaccCCAGTTTAACGCTGAATGACACTGTGACACATCACGGCCTGAAGGAATTTGTTTCCGCCACTGTAAGCCTGCAGTCATGCAGTCATGGACTCGGCTCCAGATCAGGCATGTAAATCAAGAGTTCCTCGTTCTGTCGTAGGAATAGGAATCGGGGCGCACGGAGTATGATCGTCGTCGCACCGGGCAGTCCGAATTAGGCAGGAGGCAGGAGGCAGGTCTACCACTAGTTCTGATCTGGTTAGTGCTCTTCCATCGAGTCATGATTCAGGAAATTGAGTAGCACGAGTAGAGTACAGTAGAGTAGAGTAGAGTAGAGTATTTGAACTACTGTGTAGTACTCCATATCCTGTACTCTTTCTAGTAATGACAGAAGAATCCATCGGGGGATGCCTTGATGCGAGCCACAACACACGGGCAGAGAACAGAGGACCATGACGACCAGGATCCGGCCAAGATCTGCAGCTTGACACATGTTCAGGTTTGGACCTTCCGTCAAAGGAGGTTTTCCGGCCCCCACGTAACTCGGCCagatccatccattctcctgCTGCAGGACTCCAAACAAACATTTACATGGCTGTCGTCTACGGTAGACTACTCGCACATGACTTTCCTTGCTTCACAGCGCATCCACCGCATCCACGTCATCGATCACTTGCTGCTTACCATTTCACCTTCAAGGACTAGAGTATGCCCTCACCAGACTCGACAGCAGGAATATCCCGGCCCAAATCCAAGGCAGGAGAGCGTTTTCGACCTCATTCAAGACattgaacatgatcaacGTGATCAACATGTCCCCAGCAGCGGCAGAAGCGCACCACCCTGTGATGGCAAAGTACTCGCTGCATACATAATTGGCAGGAGGGATGCATGGCTGTATGCGAATTGACTATGAGTTTTCAAAGAAGAATCTGAGTCGTGGCGAATTGGCAGTTCCTCCATCATGTCCTTTCATGAATGATGTCCCAGTCATTctagggagagagagagaaaaataaaatcCTATATAGGTGGAATTACTAGTAGTCTATATAAGTCGGCTGTCAGCTGACGGATTTTAGGCCCTTTAGCGTGTCTGCGACCACGGCTAGTCCAGACTGATATCTCAAGGCAGATCATGTCCATGGTGCCTCCATTACAAATATCCAGCATATTCAAGGCTCCTGCTTGAGCGCAACAAATTACTTATCACTTGGTCAAATGGTCAGAGACATAGCATAAGTCCGATGCTCCTTCCTTGTAGGCCTACCAGCATACTAGCTGGCCTCTAATTTGAGGCAGTGTCCGAATATCTTCTCTGCTCCTTAGCCAACAGACACGGCTCCAATCCATCTCCACGCCATATGCCTACTTTGCACATGCACAAATTGTATACCAGCACAAGGTCATTTACCTGAAACAGTTAGCAGCTTGCCAGATTGATCCGACTCCGCACACCGCTTGTTTATGATTGGCCGGTCTTTCTACCGCCTTCCTTTTGAAAGATACTGCCCGTCTTCCGCTTCCGGCAAGAGGCCTCATTCGCTGCGACGGTGGTTTCAGCGCAATCTTTTTTTCCGTTCATCCGTTACAATTGACAGAGTCCAGGTTGCGCATTCCTTAGCAACCGCGCCATCCACTGCCCGAGCCCAATTGCCCCAGTACGGAAGACGTCCGTTACCCCCAACTCCCCTCGCGCATGCGCACCTCTCCGGCGCCGCAGAGCACAAACACCATGAGAACCATGCGCAGCTACGACGACTTCACCCGCGACGCCGACGACGCCGACACAGCCATCGCCGACCCgaccgccaccaccaccgacgacgacgaccgGCGCAAACGGACCAAAACGACGCACGCCGCATCCCGCATCTGCTACGACTGGATGATCGTCTTGGGGAACTGCCACTACGCGCGCGACCGCGCCTCCTTCACACACTACCGGGCGATGCCGCGCCGGACGCTCGTCAAGAACAACATCTTCAATCCGCacgaggagctggaggtgGCTGGGGTAGGGACCGTCGAGCTACGCGTGTGCCGGACAGTGCGGGACGGGGGCGCCAGCTCGCACGTGCTCGTGCTGGAGGACGTGCTGCATATCCCCGAGGCGGTCTGTAATGGGTTCAATCCGTTGCTGTATGGGAGTAGCATGTCGTGTAACATGGAGTACTGGGAAGGGGCGGATCGGCGCGGGGAGCCGGTTTGGTTTGCGGTGCCGTATGCTGGGGGCACCAGGTTGGTGCTTGCGGGGAATCCCAAGGGAGCGTCGGAGCTGATTCAGGGGAGGTATTATACGTTGAGTTTGTCCATTACGCCgcaggagaggagggagatcTTTGACGCGATGGCTTGCTGATGACTGGACGGTGTACTATGTACGTATTGTAGCATACTCTGCCTCTGTACTATGTATATTAATGTAGATGAATGATATTATGATACCAGTTTCTGTCCTGTCTATCCTGGGAGCAATTGAGACATTGGGCCTGGTACCTGCATTATCCGGACGGCTACTCCAACGGGAGTTGTATGTGGCGGCTGATGTGCATTAGTCTCGGTCTCAGACTCATCCTTCTGGCCATTCTCACCGGGATCGCCCGTAGCATCAAATCAAGGAAAGATTGCCCAGCAGTCAGTCGATCTCTTCTCGGCCGCACTGTATGGAGTCGCCTGGAATTGTGGTCAATGGTCAAGGAGCAGATAGGTGCGAGTAGCAGTGGCAAGAGTCATTGACCACGCTGAATCCTCTACAAAAAAACGATAAACCTTGACCAGACTGAGAGAAACGGGTGTTCGGACCGATGCCCGTGTCAGTTGCAGTTAGGTCAAGCGAATTCAAGGCATTTCATCGGTAATAGACAGGATCCAAGCGTCTTCTCCAGGCGTTCGCTCGTTGGGTGGCGCTGTAGCTGAACACCTTCTTTTCCCACGAGATTTCCAAGTACGATTAATGAGTACATTAATGAGTACGGGGtaatagattaataggtTTGAACACGATTCTAGTGCGTCGCTTCCCACGAGGTGGCACCGGGGCCAGTCCGTGCATTGGCCGTGCTAAGTCCCGACTAAACCGCCCATGCATCCCAATTGGAGACGGATGAATCAAATCATCCACAGCCTGAAATGCGTCGTAACTCGTAAGAGATTTGACACTGAATGCGGGGTCCCCGGAGCTGCGTCGAGATCCAACACTCCAAGAGCGGATGGTGTCTCATGCTCGTATCTGACGGCTGCCAACATGGCAATATCCCCGCCAATATGCAATTCGTTTTAAGACTCGGTCAGATTATGTCTATATTAGTCTTCATTTCCACCATGCTAGGCTCCGAACTCAGTCTGATGGCACTGTCACCTCGACTGGCCTGGCTCAGGCTATATAGCCAGATCCCTGTGCCTAATCGAGACGCTAGAATCAAGCACAGGCTACATCAAGTGAGCACACCCTCTGGCTTATCTCCTGCCCCTACGAGGCTACGACCTCTGGTCGTCTCAGGCGGAAACCATGGAGCGACTCAATAGCTACGACTCACCGCAGGGCTTGTACTACCCGGATGATGCCCACATCCGGGGAATTAGCAACGCCGCCCTGGCCATGGCAACCTTCCAGCAGAAGCCGAGACTATGGAGCAAGAACATGTTCAAGGTAGCCCTTCTCTGTTGTTGCCTCACGCAGAACGACGGAAGACTAAGAAGGAGTAGTTATACTGGGCCATTGCGGTGGCCACGCTCAACTCGTGCATCAACGGGTATGACGGGTCGCTCATGGGCTCCATCAACAGCTACCGACAATACCGGGAGTACTTTGGCTTTGATCCAGAAGCCGGCACGCCGTCGACGGGGATCGTCTACGCCATCTACACCATCGGGAACATCGTGGGGTCGTTCTGCGCCGGGCCATTCACCGATTTCCGGGGTATGGACCCTTTCAGTTTTCGGACTCGCGTCCAAACGAAGCTAACAGGGCGTAGGACGACGAGTGGGCATGGCGCTCGGCGccgccttcatcatcctcggcaCCATCGTCCAAGCAACCTGCACCAATCTCGCCGGCTTCATGGCCGGccgcttcctcctcggcttcgGGGTCGCGACCTCCGCCACCGCGGGCCCAGCCTACGTCTCGGAGATCGCGCACCCTTCCTGGCGCGGCTCGTTGACGGGATTGTACAACGTGCTGTGGTTCGCCGGCGGCATCCCGGGGACGTTTATCCCCTGGCGCACGAGTCAGATCGAGGGGACGATGAGCTGGCGGATTCCGATCTGGGTGCAGATGGTGTTTGCGGGGTTGGTGCTGGTCTTATGCTGGACGATTCCGGAGGTATGTCCGTCCctgctctttttttttatctaTCTCTAGATCAGAGGCCGGATGGTGATGTGAATGAATAGAGCCCCCGGTGGCTGGTGTCCCGCGACAAGCACGAGGAGGCCATCCGCGTGCTGGCCACGTACCACGGCGACGGCGACCGCAACGCCCCGCTCGTGCAGCTCGAGTACCGCGAGATGGTCGAGGATATCTCCAACACGGGGGCTGACAAGCGCTGGTGGGATTACCGCGAGCTGTTCAACTCGCGCGAGACGCGCTACCGCTCGATGCTGGTGATACTCATGGGTAACCCTCGTCCTTCCCAATCCATGTCATTCATGTCATTCCATGTCAATTCATGTCAATTCAGACAAACGGAACGATACTGACGATCGGTAAGCCTTCTTCGGACAATGGTCCGGCAACGGCCCCGTCTCCTACTACTACCCGCAGATGCTGGCCGGCGCCGGCATCACCTCCAACACCACCCGGCTCCTCCTGCAAGGCCTGCAGAACGTCTGCCAGTTCGTCGGCGCCATCTTCGGCGCGCTCCTGACCGACCGGATCGGACGGCGCGCGCAGCTCCTCACCTCCACGGCGCTGATggtcctcctcttcagcatcatcacggCGCTGAACGCCACCAACGTCGACCCGCCCGACGACGAGACCGG contains:
- a CDS encoding putative MFS lactose permease — translated: MERLNSYDSPQGLYYPDDAHIRGISNAALAMATFQQKPRLWSKNMFKLYWAIAVATLNSCINGYDGSLMGSINSYRQYREYFGFDPEAGTPSTGIVYAIYTIGNIVGSFCAGPFTDFRGRRVGMALGAAFIILGTIVQATCTNLAGFMAGRFLLGFGVATSATAGPAYVSEIAHPSWRGSLTGLYNVLWFAGGIPGTFIPWRTSQIEGTMSWRIPIWVQMVFAGLVLVLCWTIPESPRWLVSRDKHEEAIRVLATYHGDGDRNAPLVQLEYREMVEDISNTGADKRWWDYRELFNSRETRYRSMLVILMAFFGQWSGNGPVSYYYPQMLAGAGITSNTTRLLLQGLQNVCQFVGAIFGALLTDRIGRRAQLLTSTALMVLLFSIITALNATNVDPPDDETGGVVVVAKSAVVARAQIAMIFIFGFVFSAGWTPNQAMYPVECLRYESRAKGMGMNNFFINVANFYNTFVTGIAFTRAGWRYYLLFIFWDVLELAVIWFLFVETSRRTLEELTAIFQSRNPVKASLARDEVLIPQVEQEVEMRRKDYDRRKVDLT